The following nucleotide sequence is from Nitrospira sp..
ATTGTACGCCTATTGAGGGGCCTCACCGTGATCTAGGGTTCACCAGACCGCTCAGTCGGAAGGACCTTTTGGCATTGGCATATTGAGTGCTATGAAAATGAGCCTCTCACACTCACTATGTTTCACATGAACTTGATTTGATCTTCTATTACTGAGGAGTTGTAGCCATGATGACACGTCGCGGTGCCCTTCGATGGATTGTGGGAACGGCTGCTTCGGTTGCTTGTGGAGGGGTAGTGCTCAAAGGAGGGGGACTCTCGCGAGTAAGCTACGCCCAGGAACCAGACCAACCCGCTCCTGCGCTGTCTATGGAGCAATGGATGACCGAATGGATGAGTGTCTCCAAAGCGCCCGGAGGGATGCTCAGAATCTCCCGGTTCCGCGAGCCTATTTATTTCCTCACCGCTCCGATCTCCTGGACGCCCAATCAAGGTCAGGAACGCTATGAGGCCGTGACCGTTCCGCCCGGTTTCGTCACTGATTTTGCCAGTATCCCACGGATATTTTGGTCTGCCCTGCGTCCTGACGGGGAGTATGCCTATGCAGCGGTAGTCCATGACTACCTTTACTGGACTCAAACACGACCGCGCGAAGAGGCTGATGAAATTCTCAAGATGGCCATGGAGGATTTTGAGATTGGAACCACGACGGTCGGCACAATCTACAATGCTGTGCGGCTGGGCGGGAAGGTGGCCTGGAACGGTAACGCAAAGAAAAAAATGCAAGGGGAGAAACGTATTCTCACTCGGTTCCCTCAGGATCC
It contains:
- a CDS encoding DUF1353 domain-containing protein, translated to MMTRRGALRWIVGTAASVACGGVVLKGGGLSRVSYAQEPDQPAPALSMEQWMTEWMSVSKAPGGMLRISRFREPIYFLTAPISWTPNQGQERYEAVTVPPGFVTDFASIPRIFWSALRPDGEYAYAAVVHDYLYWTQTRPREEADEILKMAMEDFEIGTTTVGTIYNAVRLGGKVAWNGNAKKKMQGEKRILTRFPQDPRTRWEDWKQRPGVFEP